The following coding sequences are from one Streptomyces sp. NBC_01294 window:
- the gltB gene encoding glutamate synthase large subunit — translation MDGRPAQQGMYDPRNEKDACGVGFVANLTGEATHTLVEQALTVLRNLEHRGATGSEPDSGDGAGILCQVPDAFLREVAGIELPEAGAYAVGIAFLPADGTAQAVAVEQIEAIAAQEDLTVLGWREVPVTPDLLGNGARATMPAFSQLFVTGGGSTGIELDRKAFVLRKRAEREAGVYFPSLSARTIVYKGMLTTGQLEPFFPDLSDRRFASALALVHSRFSTNTFPSWPLAHPYRFVAHNGEINTVKGNRNWMKARESQLASEAFGDGVLDRIFPICTPDASDSASFDEVLELLHLGGRSLPHSVLMMIPEAWENHTSMAPARRAFYQYHSTLMEPWDGPACVTFTDGTQVGAVLDRNGLRPGRYWVTDDGLVVLGSEVGVLDIDPAKVVRKGRLQPGKMFLVDTAQKRIVEDDEIKNELASAAPYAEWLETGEIELTDLPEREHIVHTHASVTRRQQTFGYTEEELRVILAPMARTAGEPLGSMGTDSPIAALSERPRLLFDYFTQLFAQVTNPPLDAIREELVTSLLSSIGPQSNLLEPTAVSCRSVTLPFPVIDNDELAKLIHINADGDMPGMKAATLSGLYRVSGGGEALAARIAEIRAEADAAIANGARLIVLSDRHSDAEHAPIPSLLLTSAVHHHLIATKQRTQVGLLVEAGDVREVHHVALLIGYGAAAVNPYLAMESVEDLLRAGTFLSGLEPEQAIKNLIYALGKGVLKVMSKMGISTVASYRGAQVFEAVGLNDEFVDTYFNGTATKIGGAGLDVIAKEVAARHTKAYPASGIAATHRALEIGGEYQWRREGEPHLFDPETVFRLQHATRGRRYDIFKQYTDRVNEQSERLMTLRGLFGFKSDRPSISIDEVESVADIVKRFSTGAMSYGSISKEAHETLAIAMNQLGAKSNTGEGGEDPDRLYDPARRSSIKQVASGRFGVTSEYLVNADDIQIKMAQGAKPGEGGQLPGHKVYPWVAKTRHSTPGVGLISPPPHHDIYSIEDLAQLIHDLKNANPVARIHVKLVSEVGVGTVAAGVSKAHADVVLISGHDGGTGASPLTSLKHAGGPWELGLAETQQTLLLNGLRDRIVVQTDGQLKTGRDVIIAALLGAEEFGFATAPLVVSGCVMMRVCHLDTCPVGIATQNPVLRERFSGKPEFVVNFFEFIAEEVRELLAELGFRTIEEAVGHAELLDTTKAVTHWKAQGLNLEPLFYVPELPEGAVRHALIEQDHGLEKALDNELVELAADALNAESAETAQPVRAQVAIRNINRTVGTMLGHHVTKKFGGAGLPDNTIDLTFTGSAGQSFGAFVPKGVTLRLEGDANDYVGKGLSGGRIVVRPDRGADHLAEYSTIAGNTIGYGATGGEMFLRGRTGERFCVRNSGALVVSEGVGDHGCEYMTGGTAVVLGETGRNFAAGMSGGVAYVIDLDPHNVNVGNAGAVEAPSDTDKQWLHDVVRRHEEETGSTVAAKLLADWSVAADRFSKIIPTTYKAVLAAKDAAELAGLSESETTEKMMEAATHG, via the coding sequence ATGGACGGTCGCCCCGCCCAGCAGGGCATGTACGACCCGCGCAACGAGAAGGACGCCTGTGGCGTCGGATTCGTGGCGAACCTCACCGGCGAGGCCACCCACACCCTTGTTGAGCAGGCACTGACCGTATTGCGGAACCTCGAGCACCGCGGCGCGACCGGCTCCGAGCCGGACTCGGGCGACGGCGCCGGAATCCTCTGCCAGGTCCCGGACGCGTTCCTGCGCGAGGTCGCCGGCATCGAGCTCCCCGAGGCCGGCGCGTACGCCGTCGGCATCGCCTTCCTCCCCGCCGACGGCACCGCACAGGCCGTCGCCGTGGAGCAGATCGAGGCCATCGCCGCCCAGGAGGACCTCACGGTCCTCGGCTGGCGCGAGGTCCCGGTCACCCCCGACCTGCTCGGCAACGGCGCCCGCGCCACCATGCCGGCCTTCTCGCAGCTGTTCGTCACCGGGGGCGGCAGCACGGGCATCGAGCTGGACCGCAAGGCGTTCGTGCTGCGCAAGCGCGCCGAGCGCGAGGCCGGCGTGTACTTCCCGTCGCTCTCCGCCCGCACCATCGTCTACAAGGGCATGCTGACCACCGGCCAGCTGGAGCCCTTCTTCCCGGACCTCTCCGACCGCCGCTTCGCGTCGGCGCTCGCCCTGGTCCACTCCCGGTTCTCGACGAACACCTTCCCGTCCTGGCCGCTCGCCCACCCGTACCGCTTCGTCGCGCACAACGGCGAGATCAACACGGTCAAGGGCAACCGGAACTGGATGAAGGCCCGCGAGTCCCAGCTGGCGTCGGAAGCCTTCGGTGACGGCGTGCTGGACCGGATCTTCCCGATCTGCACCCCCGACGCCTCCGACTCCGCCTCCTTCGACGAGGTCCTGGAGCTGCTCCACCTCGGCGGCCGGTCGCTGCCGCACAGCGTGCTGATGATGATCCCGGAGGCGTGGGAGAACCACACCTCCATGGCCCCGGCCCGCCGCGCGTTCTACCAGTACCACTCCACGCTGATGGAGCCCTGGGACGGCCCGGCCTGCGTCACCTTCACCGACGGCACCCAGGTCGGCGCCGTCCTCGACCGCAACGGTCTGCGCCCCGGCCGCTACTGGGTCACCGACGACGGCCTCGTCGTCCTCGGCTCCGAGGTCGGCGTCCTCGACATCGACCCGGCCAAGGTCGTCCGCAAGGGCCGCCTGCAGCCCGGCAAGATGTTCCTCGTCGACACCGCCCAGAAGCGGATCGTCGAGGACGATGAGATCAAGAACGAGCTCGCCTCGGCCGCCCCGTACGCGGAGTGGCTGGAGACCGGCGAGATCGAGCTGACGGACCTGCCCGAGCGCGAGCACATCGTGCACACCCACGCCTCGGTCACCCGCCGCCAGCAGACCTTCGGCTACACCGAGGAAGAGCTGCGCGTCATCCTCGCGCCGATGGCCCGTACCGCCGGCGAGCCGCTCGGCTCCATGGGCACGGACTCCCCGATCGCGGCCCTGTCCGAGCGTCCCCGGCTGCTCTTCGACTACTTCACACAGCTCTTCGCGCAGGTCACCAACCCGCCGCTGGACGCCATCCGCGAGGAGCTCGTCACCTCGCTGCTGTCCTCGATCGGCCCGCAGTCCAACCTGCTGGAGCCGACCGCCGTGTCCTGCCGCAGCGTCACGCTGCCGTTCCCGGTGATCGACAACGACGAGCTGGCCAAGCTCATCCACATCAACGCCGACGGCGACATGCCGGGCATGAAGGCCGCCACGCTCTCCGGCCTCTACCGGGTCTCCGGTGGCGGCGAGGCGCTGGCCGCGCGGATCGCGGAGATCCGAGCCGAGGCCGACGCGGCCATCGCCAACGGCGCCCGCCTGATCGTCCTCTCGGACCGCCACTCGGACGCCGAGCACGCACCGATCCCCTCGCTGCTGCTCACCTCCGCCGTGCACCACCACCTCATCGCCACCAAGCAGCGCACCCAGGTGGGTCTGCTGGTCGAGGCCGGTGACGTCCGCGAGGTCCACCACGTCGCCCTGCTCATCGGCTACGGCGCCGCCGCGGTCAACCCGTACCTCGCCATGGAGTCCGTCGAGGACCTGCTGCGCGCCGGTACCTTCCTGTCCGGCCTGGAGCCGGAGCAGGCCATCAAGAACCTGATCTACGCGCTCGGCAAGGGCGTCCTGAAGGTCATGTCCAAGATGGGCATCTCCACCGTCGCCTCCTACCGAGGCGCCCAGGTCTTCGAGGCCGTCGGCCTGAACGACGAGTTCGTCGACACCTACTTCAACGGCACCGCCACCAAGATCGGCGGCGCCGGCCTGGACGTCATCGCCAAGGAGGTGGCCGCGCGCCACACCAAGGCGTACCCGGCCTCCGGCATCGCGGCCACGCACCGTGCGCTGGAGATCGGCGGCGAGTACCAGTGGCGCCGCGAGGGCGAGCCGCACCTGTTCGATCCGGAGACGGTCTTCCGCCTCCAGCACGCGACGCGCGGCCGCCGGTACGACATCTTCAAGCAGTACACGGACCGGGTGAACGAGCAGTCCGAGCGCCTGATGACGCTGCGCGGCCTGTTCGGCTTCAAGAGCGACCGCCCCTCCATCTCCATCGACGAGGTCGAGTCGGTGGCCGACATCGTCAAGCGCTTCTCCACCGGCGCCATGTCGTACGGCTCCATCTCCAAGGAGGCGCACGAGACCCTCGCCATCGCCATGAACCAGCTGGGCGCCAAGTCCAACACCGGTGAGGGCGGCGAGGACCCGGACCGCCTGTACGACCCGGCGCGGCGTTCGTCGATCAAGCAGGTCGCCTCCGGCCGCTTCGGCGTGACGAGCGAGTACCTGGTCAACGCGGACGACATCCAGATCAAGATGGCGCAGGGTGCCAAGCCCGGCGAGGGCGGCCAGCTGCCCGGCCACAAGGTCTACCCGTGGGTCGCCAAGACCCGGCACTCCACCCCGGGCGTCGGCCTGATCTCCCCGCCGCCGCACCACGACATCTACTCCATCGAGGACCTGGCTCAGCTGATCCACGACCTCAAGAACGCCAACCCGGTCGCCCGCATCCACGTGAAGCTGGTCTCCGAGGTCGGCGTGGGCACGGTTGCCGCGGGTGTCTCCAAGGCCCACGCGGACGTCGTCCTGATCTCCGGCCACGACGGCGGTACGGGCGCCTCCCCGCTCACCTCGCTCAAGCACGCGGGCGGTCCCTGGGAGCTCGGCCTCGCCGAGACCCAGCAGACCCTGCTGCTCAACGGGCTGCGCGACCGGATCGTCGTCCAGACGGACGGCCAGCTCAAGACCGGCCGCGACGTGATCATCGCCGCGCTGCTCGGCGCCGAGGAGTTCGGTTTCGCGACCGCGCCGCTCGTCGTCTCCGGCTGCGTCATGATGCGCGTCTGCCACCTGGACACCTGCCCGGTCGGCATCGCCACGCAGAACCCGGTCCTGCGCGAGCGCTTCTCCGGCAAGCCCGAGTTCGTCGTCAACTTCTTCGAGTTCATCGCGGAGGAGGTGCGCGAGCTCCTCGCCGAGCTGGGCTTCCGTACGATCGAGGAGGCCGTCGGCCACGCCGAGCTGCTCGACACCACCAAGGCCGTCACGCACTGGAAGGCCCAGGGCCTCAACCTGGAGCCCCTCTTCTACGTGCCCGAGCTGCCCGAGGGCGCGGTCCGCCACGCCCTGATCGAGCAGGACCACGGTCTGGAGAAGGCACTCGACAACGAGCTCGTCGAGCTCGCCGCCGACGCGCTGAACGCCGAGTCCGCCGAGACGGCCCAGCCGGTCCGCGCCCAGGTCGCGATCCGCAACATCAACCGGACCGTCGGCACCATGCTCGGCCACCACGTCACCAAGAAGTTCGGTGGCGCGGGCCTGCCCGACAACACGATCGACCTGACCTTCACCGGCAGCGCCGGCCAGTCCTTCGGCGCCTTCGTGCCGAAGGGCGTCACCCTCCGCCTGGAGGGCGACGCCAACGACTACGTCGGCAAGGGCCTCTCCGGCGGCCGGATCGTGGTCCGCCCGGACCGCGGCGCCGACCACCTCGCCGAGTACTCCACCATCGCCGGCAACACCATCGGCTACGGAGCCACCGGCGGCGAGATGTTCCTGCGCGGCCGCACCGGCGAGCGCTTCTGCGTCCGCAACTCCGGCGCCCTGGTCGTCTCGGAGGGCGTGGGCGACCACGGCTGCGAGTACATGACCGGCGGTACGGCGGTCGTCCTGGGCGAGACGGGCCGCAACTTCGCGGCCGGCATGTCGGGCGGCGTCGCGTACGTCATCGACCTCGACCCGCACAACGTCAACGTCGGCAACGCGGGCGCCGTCGAGGCCCCGTCCGACACCGACAAGCAGTGGCTGCACGATGTGGTGCGCCGCCACGAGGAGGAGACCGGCTCGACCGTGGCCGCGAAGCTCCTCGCCGACTGGTCCGTCGCGGCGGACCGCTTCAGCAAGATCATCCCGACCACGTACAAGGCAGTGCTCGCCGCCAAGGACGCCGCTGAGCTCGCCGGACTCTCGGAATCCGAGACCACGGAGAAGATGATGGAGGCGGCGACCCATGGCTGA
- a CDS encoding DUF397 domain-containing protein: MRADVNNLSWRKSSYSNSDGASCVEVSDDLPGLVPVRDSKLAGNGPVLAFAAAAWASFIRDVTGRG, translated from the coding sequence ATGCGCGCAGATGTGAACAACCTGTCCTGGCGGAAGTCCTCCTACAGCAACTCCGACGGCGCGAGTTGCGTCGAGGTGTCCGACGACCTCCCCGGCCTGGTCCCCGTCCGCGACAGCAAGCTGGCGGGCAACGGTCCGGTGCTCGCCTTTGCTGCCGCGGCCTGGGCCTCCTTCATCCGGGACGTGACCGGCCGGGGCTGA
- a CDS encoding pyridoxamine 5'-phosphate oxidase family protein has translation MTHTSWAAFEKAEPEFAATVQARFAQYPHHVLATLRKDGSPRVAGLNVDIRGGELWLGMMAGSMKARDLQRDPRFALHTNPGEGEEMPDGDVRISGRAVELVDPPELHRYAEETETPHPFHLFHADLTEVVHISVEGDDLVVRTWTPTHGTHTLRRGNDDEPPREDPTPGDATPDDPTA, from the coding sequence ATGACGCACACCAGCTGGGCAGCCTTCGAGAAGGCGGAACCGGAGTTCGCGGCGACCGTCCAGGCCCGTTTCGCGCAGTACCCGCACCACGTCCTGGCCACCCTCCGCAAGGACGGCTCTCCCCGGGTGGCCGGGCTGAACGTCGACATCCGGGGCGGGGAGCTGTGGCTCGGCATGATGGCGGGCTCGATGAAGGCCAGGGACCTGCAGCGCGACCCCCGCTTCGCCCTGCACACCAATCCGGGCGAGGGCGAGGAGATGCCGGACGGGGACGTACGGATCTCCGGGCGCGCGGTGGAACTCGTGGACCCGCCCGAGCTGCACCGGTACGCGGAGGAGACGGAGACCCCGCACCCGTTCCACCTCTTCCACGCCGACCTGACGGAGGTCGTCCACATCAGCGTGGAGGGCGACGACCTGGTGGTGCGAACGTGGACCCCGACCCACGGCACGCACACCCTGCGCCGCGGCAACGACGACGAACCACCCCGCGAGGACCCGACCCCGGGCGACGCCACCCCGGACGACCCGACCGCCTGA
- a CDS encoding DUF6243 family protein produces the protein MTVSKNINNPVGQGGGQRKKLSRAERQNNGPHRNLDRQGAADQKAELVRKMREKAGVAEGAGQAGDDAAQS, from the coding sequence GTGACCGTAAGCAAGAACATCAACAATCCCGTGGGCCAGGGCGGCGGCCAGCGCAAGAAGCTGTCCCGCGCCGAACGGCAGAACAACGGCCCGCACCGCAACCTCGACCGCCAGGGTGCCGCCGACCAGAAGGCGGAGCTGGTGCGCAAGATGCGCGAGAAGGCAGGCGTGGCCGAGGGCGCGGGGCAGGCGGGCGACGACGCCGCGCAGAGCTGA
- a CDS encoding PadR family transcriptional regulator, whose product MADETSKRTLPATSWAVLGLLSFGEELSGYDLKKWSDRSLRFFYWSPSFSQIYSELKRLEKAGHASSRTVAQETGTRDKRVYRITDAGMAAVREWAREAPVDPPVLKHGPMLRLWLGHLLEPEQMREVLGRHQEFAEQMRLHAVADAQSAQDEPAWAYPTLTLKWAERYYASERDLAAAMIDDIEALAAGRAERAADETLN is encoded by the coding sequence GTGGCAGACGAGACGAGCAAGCGCACGCTCCCCGCGACCAGCTGGGCGGTGCTCGGGCTGCTCTCCTTCGGCGAGGAGCTCTCCGGTTACGACCTGAAGAAGTGGTCGGACCGGTCGCTGCGGTTCTTCTACTGGAGCCCGTCCTTCAGCCAGATCTACAGCGAGCTCAAGCGCCTGGAGAAGGCGGGCCACGCCTCCTCGCGGACGGTCGCCCAGGAGACCGGCACGCGCGACAAGCGGGTGTACCGGATCACCGACGCGGGCATGGCGGCCGTACGGGAATGGGCCCGCGAGGCCCCCGTCGACCCGCCCGTCCTCAAGCACGGGCCGATGCTGCGGCTGTGGCTGGGCCACCTGCTGGAGCCGGAGCAGATGCGGGAAGTCCTCGGCCGGCACCAGGAGTTCGCGGAGCAGATGCGCCTGCACGCGGTGGCCGACGCGCAGAGCGCGCAGGACGAGCCGGCGTGGGCGTACCCGACGCTCACCCTCAAGTGGGCCGAGCGGTACTACGCCTCCGAGCGCGACCTCGCGGCCGCCATGATCGACGACATCGAGGCACTGGCCGCGGGGCGGGCCGAACGGGCTGCTGACGAGACGCTCAACTAG
- a CDS encoding glutamate synthase subunit beta, whose product MADPKGFLTTPRETACSRPVADRLKDWNEVYVPGSLLPIISKQAGRCMDCGIPFCHNGCPLGNLIPEWNDFAYREDWSAASERLHATNNFPEFTGRLCPAPCESACVLGINQPAVTIKNVEVSIIDKAWDNGNVTPQPPERLSGKTAAVIGSGPAGLAAAQQLTRAGHTVVVYERADRVGGLLRYGIPEFKMEKVHINRRIEQMRAEGTKFRTGIEVGRDITATDLRKRFDAVVIAAGATVSRDLPVPGRELNGIHFAMEYLPLANKVQEGDFMAPPITAEGKHVVVIGGGDTGADCVGTAHRQGAASVTQLEIMPKPGEDRNANQPWPTFPMLYKVTSAHEEGGERVYSVSTTHFEGDEDGNVKALHLVEVEFVDGKLTQKPGTARVLPAQLVTLAMGFTGTDQENGLVQQFGLGMDARGNIERDASYATNVDGVFVAGDAGRGQSLIVWAIAEGRSAARGVDRFLTGSSALPYPVKPTDRSLTV is encoded by the coding sequence ATGGCTGACCCGAAGGGCTTCCTCACCACCCCGCGCGAGACCGCCTGCTCCCGTCCCGTCGCCGACCGGCTGAAGGACTGGAACGAGGTCTACGTCCCGGGCTCGCTGCTCCCGATCATCAGCAAGCAGGCCGGCCGCTGCATGGACTGCGGCATCCCGTTCTGCCACAACGGGTGCCCGCTCGGGAACCTGATCCCCGAGTGGAACGACTTCGCGTACCGCGAGGACTGGTCGGCGGCGTCCGAGCGCCTGCACGCCACGAACAACTTCCCGGAGTTCACGGGCCGCCTGTGCCCGGCCCCGTGCGAGTCGGCGTGCGTCCTCGGCATCAACCAGCCGGCCGTCACGATCAAGAACGTCGAAGTCTCGATCATCGACAAGGCCTGGGACAACGGGAACGTCACCCCGCAGCCGCCGGAGCGCCTGTCCGGCAAGACGGCCGCCGTCATCGGCTCCGGCCCGGCGGGTCTCGCCGCGGCCCAGCAGCTGACCCGGGCCGGGCACACGGTGGTGGTGTACGAGCGCGCCGACCGCGTCGGCGGCCTGCTGCGCTACGGCATCCCCGAGTTCAAGATGGAGAAGGTGCACATCAACCGCCGCATCGAGCAGATGCGCGCGGAGGGCACCAAGTTCCGCACCGGCATCGAGGTCGGGCGCGACATCACGGCCACCGACCTGCGCAAGCGGTTCGACGCCGTGGTCATCGCGGCGGGCGCCACGGTCTCCCGCGACCTCCCGGTCCCGGGCCGTGAGCTGAACGGCATCCACTTCGCCATGGAGTACCTGCCGCTCGCGAACAAGGTCCAGGAGGGCGACTTCATGGCGCCCCCCATCACGGCCGAGGGCAAGCACGTGGTCGTCATCGGCGGCGGCGACACCGGCGCGGACTGCGTGGGCACCGCCCACCGCCAGGGCGCGGCCTCGGTCACGCAGCTGGAGATCATGCCGAAGCCGGGCGAGGACCGCAACGCGAACCAGCCCTGGCCGACGTTCCCCATGCTGTACAAGGTCACCTCCGCGCACGAGGAGGGCGGCGAGCGGGTCTACTCCGTCTCCACCACCCACTTCGAGGGCGACGAGGACGGCAACGTCAAGGCCCTGCACCTGGTCGAGGTCGAGTTCGTCGACGGCAAGCTCACCCAGAAGCCCGGTACCGCGCGCGTCCTCCCGGCGCAGCTGGTCACCCTGGCGATGGGCTTCACGGGCACGGACCAGGAGAACGGCCTGGTCCAGCAGTTCGGCCTGGGGATGGACGCCCGCGGCAACATCGAGCGCGACGCCTCCTACGCGACCAACGTCGACGGCGTCTTCGTCGCCGGCGACGCGGGCCGCGGCCAGTCGCTCATCGTGTGGGCCATCGCGGAGGGCCGCTCGGCCGCCCGCGGCGTGGACCGCTTCCTGACCGGCAGCAGCGCCCTCCCGTACCCGGTCAAGCCGACGGACCGCTCCCTGACGGTGTAA
- a CDS encoding helix-turn-helix domain-containing protein, translating to MAKPKGEGGAAQTPEEFAREELRRHREGAGLTQEGLGERIFTTGSYVGQMECGQRRLRPEIAVLIDKELGTGDYFTRLSKAFKSKHVEYFAVAAELEVQATAIYEYCSSLVLGLLQTEDYARAVIRGGNPTALDAYVESLVASRIGRQRLLDDPATPELWVVLHEAVLRTVVGGHGVMAAQLGRIAAYVHAHRITLQVVPFSAGAQGTLGSLVTIMQFADAPDVVYTEGPRVGHLIDYPALVQRHWKLYDLARAAALAPAASLALIESVAEEHAICAQM from the coding sequence ATGGCCAAGCCGAAGGGCGAGGGTGGCGCGGCGCAGACGCCGGAGGAGTTCGCCCGCGAGGAACTGCGGCGGCACCGCGAGGGAGCCGGCCTGACCCAGGAAGGTCTGGGCGAGCGGATCTTCACCACCGGTTCTTACGTCGGACAGATGGAGTGCGGCCAGCGTCGGCTGCGTCCTGAGATCGCCGTCCTGATCGACAAGGAGCTCGGCACCGGGGACTACTTCACCCGCCTCTCCAAGGCGTTCAAGTCCAAGCACGTGGAGTACTTCGCGGTCGCGGCGGAGCTGGAAGTCCAGGCAACGGCGATCTACGAGTACTGTTCCAGCCTGGTTCTTGGGCTGCTCCAGACTGAGGACTACGCGCGGGCGGTGATCCGCGGCGGCAATCCCACCGCGCTCGATGCCTACGTCGAATCACTGGTCGCGTCCCGCATAGGGCGCCAACGGCTCCTCGACGATCCAGCGACTCCCGAGCTGTGGGTCGTCCTGCACGAGGCAGTGCTGCGGACGGTGGTCGGCGGGCACGGTGTGATGGCCGCTCAGCTAGGGCGCATCGCCGCCTATGTCCACGCCCACCGGATCACCCTGCAAGTGGTGCCCTTCTCCGCCGGAGCCCAAGGCACCCTGGGCTCGTTGGTCACCATCATGCAGTTCGCCGACGCGCCTGACGTGGTCTATACGGAAGGGCCCCGAGTGGGGCACTTGATCGACTATCCGGCCCTGGTTCAGCGGCACTGGAAGCTCTACGATCTGGCGAGGGCCGCCGCGCTGGCTCCGGCGGCGTCCTTGGCCTTGATCGAGTCGGTGGCGGAGGAACACGCGATATGCGCGCAGATGTGA
- a CDS encoding vWA domain-containing protein has protein sequence MTGSAISLRKVEESAPALVSLYKSAGISLRKYGLEGGRAAVYLVLDYSGSMRPYYEDGSVQALADRVLGLSAHLDDDGRVPLVFFSTEVDAVEEVSLAGHEGRVNEIASRLGHMGKTAYHAAMDAVIDHYLDSGSTRPALVVFQTDGGPINKLAAERYLCKAARMPLFWQFVGFGNTRSTQFDFLRRLDELPVPAKRVVDNAGYFHAGLDPRTVPDGELYDRLVGEFPAWLAAARGAGIVRA, from the coding sequence ATGACGGGCAGTGCGATCAGCCTCCGCAAGGTCGAAGAGTCGGCTCCGGCTCTCGTGAGCCTCTACAAGAGCGCCGGGATATCTCTGCGCAAGTACGGTCTGGAGGGCGGGCGGGCCGCGGTCTACCTGGTCCTGGACTACTCCGGGTCGATGCGCCCGTACTACGAGGACGGCAGCGTGCAGGCCCTCGCGGACCGGGTGCTGGGGCTGTCCGCGCACCTGGACGACGACGGCCGGGTGCCGCTGGTGTTCTTCTCCACCGAGGTCGACGCGGTGGAGGAGGTCTCCCTGGCCGGGCACGAGGGCCGGGTCAACGAGATCGCCTCCCGCCTCGGCCACATGGGCAAGACGGCCTACCACGCGGCGATGGACGCGGTGATCGACCACTACCTGGACTCGGGGTCGACCCGGCCGGCCCTCGTGGTCTTCCAGACCGACGGCGGGCCGATCAACAAGCTCGCGGCGGAGAGGTACCTGTGCAAGGCGGCCCGGATGCCGCTCTTCTGGCAGTTCGTCGGCTTCGGCAACACGCGCAGCACGCAGTTCGACTTCCTGCGCCGCCTCGACGAGCTGCCCGTGCCGGCGAAGCGGGTCGTGGACAACGCGGGCTACTTCCACGCGGGCCTGGACCCGCGCACCGTCCCGGACGGCGAACTGTACGACCGCCTGGTCGGGGAATTCCCGGCCTGGCTGGCGGCGGCACGCGGCGCGGGCATCGTGCGCGCCTGA
- a CDS encoding glucose 1-dehydrogenase, translating into MGVSLDGKVVVVTGAGRGQGAAGARLFARAGARVVVTDVREDEGRAVAAELGDQGLYVRHDVADAASWATVVAESLRAFGTVSALVNNAALWRTAHVEQQRLDDFEALLRVNLLGPFLGIQAVAPVLRAGGGGSVVNISSTAGLVGIPGHAAYGSTKFGLRGLTRSAALDLAADRIRVNSVHPGAVDTPMVAEVVAGRDWSHVPLGRMGRPEEVGELVLFLCSDASSYVTGAEFTVDGGMTAGMTAG; encoded by the coding sequence GTGGGCGTCTCCCTCGACGGGAAGGTCGTCGTCGTCACCGGGGCCGGGCGCGGCCAGGGCGCGGCCGGGGCCCGGCTGTTCGCGCGGGCCGGCGCGCGGGTCGTGGTCACGGACGTACGGGAGGACGAGGGCCGGGCGGTGGCCGCGGAACTCGGCGACCAGGGGCTGTACGTACGCCACGACGTGGCCGACGCGGCGAGCTGGGCGACGGTGGTGGCGGAGTCGCTCCGCGCCTTCGGAACGGTCTCGGCCCTGGTCAACAACGCGGCCCTGTGGCGCACGGCCCACGTGGAACAGCAGCGGCTCGACGATTTCGAGGCCCTGCTGCGGGTCAACCTGCTCGGGCCGTTCCTCGGCATCCAGGCGGTGGCCCCGGTCCTGCGGGCGGGCGGGGGCGGCTCGGTCGTCAACATCTCGTCCACCGCCGGACTGGTCGGGATACCCGGCCACGCGGCGTACGGGTCCACCAAGTTCGGGCTGCGCGGACTGACCCGGTCGGCGGCGCTCGACCTGGCCGCGGACCGGATCCGGGTCAACTCGGTGCACCCGGGGGCCGTCGACACCCCGATGGTGGCCGAGGTGGTCGCGGGCCGGGACTGGTCGCACGTACCGCTCGGGCGGATGGGCCGGCCGGAGGAGGTCGGGGAGCTCGTCCTCTTCCTCTGCTCGGACGCGTCCTCGTACGTGACGGGCGCGGAGTTCACGGTGGACGGCGGGATGACCGCGGGGATGACCGCGGGATGA